The following are from one region of the Balneolaceae bacterium genome:
- a CDS encoding metallophosphoesterase has product MKISNSFLFSFWLLSLFILSSCSSSEPFYASPELEENLSQNTYQNADTLHTFILIGDTGDPKLDQPDPLISAMQHHLEESPGRSSAVFLGDNIYSSGMPADPQHEERKLTEDKISVALEALKNIDHPSYFIPGNHDWRYGQEGVIAQGEFIEAYPGIQAAMEPSHGCPGPFYTVFEDQWLLIALDSEWLVKQGQRAETDLSRCRFKTHDEVMSEVESIVANHPDKQLLVATHHPLYSNGSHGGYYTLKDHIFPLTNLESWMYLPMPILGTVYPVYRKIGNSSQDIPNKTYQRYKNDLLKATSEAKTRVFASGHEHSLAFFDKGDHFAIVSGSGSKKSPAKDGEGADFVYSEYGFSKLISFKNGDLAVEFWVLSDENPAGKRVFSKRISDREYNVDDEPDYDVSNDTSAIETRKIAPGPGYEAGAVKRAIWGDHYRDVWTTPVEMQAVNLNEYDILSIGGGQQSVSIVVEGFQRDPEYHAIYTERSIGGSAQDTSRNLCERHSPGSDFGGSSLRSAGGCSAGRCRRRVPDRT; this is encoded by the coding sequence ATGAAAATTTCAAATTCATTTTTATTCAGTTTTTGGCTGTTATCGCTGTTTATTCTCTCCTCCTGCTCCTCATCGGAACCCTTTTACGCATCTCCGGAACTTGAAGAAAATCTGTCCCAAAACACCTATCAAAATGCGGATACGCTCCACACATTCATCTTAATTGGCGATACGGGGGATCCGAAGCTGGATCAGCCCGACCCGCTGATCTCTGCCATGCAGCATCACCTGGAGGAGTCGCCCGGCCGAAGCTCCGCCGTTTTCCTGGGAGATAATATCTACAGCAGCGGCATGCCGGCCGACCCGCAGCACGAGGAGCGAAAGCTTACCGAGGATAAAATTTCGGTTGCGCTTGAAGCTCTCAAAAATATTGATCATCCATCGTATTTCATTCCCGGGAATCACGACTGGCGCTACGGGCAAGAGGGAGTGATTGCGCAGGGGGAATTTATAGAAGCTTATCCCGGAATTCAGGCAGCGATGGAGCCATCGCACGGATGCCCCGGGCCTTTTTACACGGTGTTTGAAGATCAGTGGCTGCTGATTGCGCTCGACTCGGAATGGCTGGTGAAACAGGGGCAGCGGGCTGAAACGGACCTGAGCCGCTGCCGGTTCAAAACGCACGATGAGGTGATGAGTGAGGTGGAATCCATCGTAGCTAATCATCCCGACAAACAACTGCTGGTTGCCACCCACCATCCGCTCTACAGTAACGGCTCGCATGGCGGATACTACACGTTGAAAGATCACATCTTTCCCCTCACAAACCTGGAGAGCTGGATGTACCTGCCGATGCCGATCCTTGGAACAGTGTATCCCGTGTATCGAAAAATTGGCAATTCGAGCCAGGATATCCCCAACAAAACCTATCAGAGGTACAAAAACGACCTGCTGAAAGCCACCAGCGAGGCGAAAACTCGTGTGTTTGCCAGCGGCCACGAACACAGCCTGGCATTTTTCGACAAGGGGGATCATTTTGCGATTGTCAGCGGATCAGGTTCCAAAAAATCACCCGCTAAAGATGGCGAAGGGGCTGATTTTGTATACTCAGAGTATGGGTTTTCAAAACTCATCTCCTTTAAAAACGGCGATCTGGCCGTTGAGTTCTGGGTCCTTTCGGATGAGAATCCGGCCGGGAAACGGGTGTTTTCAAAACGGATTTCTGACCGGGAGTATAACGTGGATGACGAACCGGATTATGACGTCTCGAATGATACGAGTGCCATAGAAACCCGCAAAATTGCACCCGGACCCGGATATGAGGCCGGCGCCGTGAAACGGGCTATTTGGGGAGATCACTACCGCGACGTCTGGACCACTCCGGTTGAGATGCAGGCTGTTAATCTGAATGAATATGATATCCTGAGCATAGGAGGTGGTCAGCAGTCGGTTTCTATTGTGGTAGAAGGATTCCAGCGGGACCCGGAGTATCATGCGATCTATACAGAAAGATCCATCGGAGGCTCTGCCCAAGATACTTCGCGAAACCTTTGCGAACGACATTCTCCAGGATCAGATTTCGGCGGCTCATCCCTACGGAGCGCTGGTGGTTGCTCCGCTGGCCGATGCCGCCGGCGTGTACCAGACCGCACCTGA
- a CDS encoding Npt1/Npt2 family nucleotide transporter yields the protein MGNIGMIENIRKNFFDIKKKEWPNALLMSLFFFMVIATFWILKPIKRGLLVNFYQDNPLQFLGTSFAGAEVEQLAKVINMIVVYAIVILFTWLSRKLKRQHLNLFLNLFFGGLFIVFAMLMNNPGAATSWSFYVLGDMFNSAMVTFFWAYSNDIFNSDQAKRSYGIVGLGGIIGGIVGSTIVVGYVNELGRPTLLYLSLIPLAIMIGIGYIVNARSQNKQESSQKACAEGRRCSAVFEGADIVFRSKYLLAIVGIIGLYEIVSNIVDFQLSATIASTVSGDLEKDAYFGVVGQITSIVSLVVQLFLTSFIMKRFGVGIALLFLPIAITLGSVGFLIFPSLVFVTIMSASDNSLNYSINQSAKETLYTPTNQDVKYKAKAFIDMFIQRFAKVIAVVLNLAVAAWIGLENVRWLSIACLIIMVGWIFLVRYAGKEFEKKEAG from the coding sequence ATGGGAAATATTGGAATGATTGAAAATATCCGTAAAAACTTCTTCGACATTAAGAAGAAAGAGTGGCCTAATGCACTTTTGATGTCTCTCTTTTTCTTTATGGTTATTGCCACATTCTGGATCCTGAAACCCATAAAACGTGGGCTTCTCGTCAATTTCTATCAGGATAATCCTTTACAGTTTCTGGGGACAAGCTTTGCCGGAGCTGAAGTGGAACAACTTGCCAAAGTTATAAACATGATTGTTGTTTATGCTATCGTTATTCTGTTTACATGGCTTTCCCGGAAACTTAAAAGACAGCATTTAAACCTGTTTTTAAATCTGTTTTTTGGAGGTTTGTTTATTGTTTTTGCAATGCTGATGAATAATCCCGGAGCAGCTACAAGCTGGTCTTTTTACGTATTGGGAGATATGTTTAATTCAGCCATGGTCACGTTTTTCTGGGCATACTCCAATGATATTTTTAATTCAGATCAAGCTAAAAGGTCGTATGGCATAGTAGGTCTGGGAGGTATTATTGGCGGTATAGTTGGCTCAACCATTGTTGTAGGGTATGTGAATGAACTCGGGCGGCCAACTTTACTATATCTAAGCCTTATCCCCTTAGCAATTATGATCGGGATCGGTTATATCGTGAACGCCCGGTCGCAAAATAAACAGGAATCATCCCAAAAGGCTTGTGCTGAGGGAAGGCGTTGCAGTGCCGTTTTTGAAGGTGCAGATATCGTTTTCCGGTCTAAATACCTGCTTGCCATTGTAGGGATTATAGGATTGTATGAGATCGTCTCCAACATTGTTGATTTTCAACTATCGGCCACCATAGCATCAACCGTAAGCGGAGATCTGGAAAAGGACGCCTATTTTGGTGTAGTAGGACAAATTACAAGTATCGTTTCCCTGGTTGTCCAGCTATTTCTTACCAGTTTTATAATGAAGAGATTTGGCGTGGGAATAGCCCTTCTGTTCTTGCCTATAGCCATAACACTTGGTTCCGTGGGGTTTCTCATTTTCCCAAGCCTGGTATTTGTAACCATAATGTCAGCCAGTGATAACAGTTTGAATTACTCCATCAATCAATCAGCCAAAGAAACCCTCTACACACCCACCAATCAGGACGTAAAATATAAAGCCAAGGCTTTTATCGACATGTTTATTCAACGCTTTGCTAAAGTGATCGCCGTGGTTTTAAACTTAGCAGTAGCTGCCTGGATCGGACTCGAAAACGTACGTTGGCTATCAATAGCTTGCCTTATAATAATGGTCGGCTGGATATTTCTGGTTCGTTATGCCGGTAAGGAGTTTGAAAAGAAAGAAGCGGGATAA
- a CDS encoding Npt1/Npt2 family nucleotide transporter — translation MKKLITNFYDIRNDEWKQVLLIFSLHFILMVILYFLKPARDSLFLTENGPSELPFVYILLAVVSIPISQVLSDMMSRYPIRTVLIWTLGFLLMNLLLLRWLFRLQMDWIFMAFYVWVGIFGILVISLFWILANSVFKPAQSKRIFPFLTLGAILGAIAGSEASSITVEWFGLSTENLLYVCMFLLLPAIVFIYFIQGESQKTDKKKKTDKQSKQIESFTKAVKHVGQSKYQLAIAAIIGLTMITTTFTDYQFKAIAFEVYPEKSDLTSFMGTFYAGVSLASLGIQVLLSSQIIKKLGLTGAVLSRPAGMMIGAILMVIEPVLASVVILNGFDGATRYSIDKTGRELLFLPLPQHIKEQTKVFIDIFVDRFSRGIGGVLLLGFIVLLNWSPYMLTYMVIALLLIWIMLGIKVKRGYVDKFRHSVQKQLIGTDSLAIDLNESSIYSVFRESLKSEDSTQLLHTLHLLDNSNTEKIAEDLKPLLKYDNSEIRLKALKLLQNNERHDFSQEVMALLEDEEPEIRLEAIYYLCQHSKEDPTAVIKSYLEKDDLKLKSAAFGCASKHGDSAVDLVDTDFFEKLMSQTGKDAIVIKAQIADALGYIEDDSISRKYLSKLLEDEHPSVVRKTITSMGRLQNDRFIPLLIEKMQDFKYRFEIRKALSEYGKDRLLLYKDRFFDENLSDQVHKSIPGIFAYVDDQASVNHLLEMLDTDRPDVRYHVIKALNKLHRENPSLNVDDSIVQKRIHGEALNYFKLLNIRQIQPGNLPNQILLRAITEKMEQTKERIFRLLGLIYPTQDIYGSYLTLQSISSVKRSAAIEFLDNILRDKDHRLVFPIVDDRDDDKKIKIGRDMFELTEKRYDEGILQLIEGDDLWLKVCAIYSVSSQCPQNLQIKVKEAIQSSNEMIRETAELVQKRNSKKQNS, via the coding sequence TTGAAGAAACTGATTACCAATTTTTATGATATAAGAAACGATGAATGGAAGCAGGTACTGTTGATCTTTAGCCTCCATTTTATCTTAATGGTGATTCTCTATTTTTTAAAACCTGCACGCGACAGCCTTTTTCTTACCGAAAATGGGCCAAGTGAACTGCCGTTCGTTTATATTTTGCTGGCTGTGGTTTCAATTCCAATCTCGCAGGTTTTAAGTGATATGATGAGCCGTTACCCAATCCGAACCGTGCTGATTTGGACACTGGGATTTCTTTTGATGAATCTACTTTTGCTGCGTTGGTTATTTCGCCTTCAGATGGATTGGATCTTTATGGCGTTTTATGTGTGGGTAGGAATATTCGGAATCCTGGTTATTTCACTTTTTTGGATTTTGGCTAATTCCGTATTTAAGCCGGCGCAATCAAAACGGATATTTCCTTTTTTAACGTTGGGGGCAATATTGGGTGCAATTGCCGGTAGTGAAGCTTCAAGCATAACTGTGGAATGGTTTGGATTGTCTACCGAAAATTTACTCTATGTGTGTATGTTTCTGCTTCTTCCTGCTATCGTTTTTATCTACTTTATCCAGGGTGAATCGCAAAAAACAGATAAAAAGAAGAAAACGGACAAGCAATCAAAGCAAATAGAATCGTTTACAAAAGCGGTAAAACATGTAGGCCAGTCAAAGTATCAATTAGCAATAGCTGCAATCATTGGGCTAACTATGATCACTACAACATTTACTGATTATCAGTTTAAGGCAATAGCTTTTGAGGTGTATCCCGAGAAATCTGATCTTACATCCTTTATGGGCACTTTTTATGCGGGAGTCAGCCTTGCTTCGCTGGGGATTCAGGTTTTATTATCATCGCAAATTATTAAAAAACTTGGCCTTACCGGTGCGGTACTTTCAAGGCCTGCCGGAATGATGATTGGAGCTATTTTAATGGTGATTGAGCCTGTACTGGCATCGGTTGTTATACTGAATGGTTTTGATGGAGCTACAAGATATTCTATCGATAAAACTGGCCGTGAACTACTCTTTCTTCCTCTTCCTCAGCACATAAAAGAACAGACCAAGGTGTTTATTGATATTTTTGTGGATCGGTTTTCAAGAGGAATTGGGGGGGTGTTGTTGCTCGGTTTTATTGTACTGTTGAATTGGTCTCCTTACATGCTTACCTATATGGTTATTGCCCTGCTTCTGATTTGGATTATGCTTGGAATAAAAGTTAAAAGGGGATATGTAGATAAATTTCGCCACTCTGTTCAGAAGCAATTGATTGGAACTGACAGCCTGGCAATAGATCTTAATGAGTCATCAATCTATTCCGTATTCAGAGAATCTTTAAAAAGCGAAGATTCAACACAACTCTTACATACCCTTCATCTGCTCGATAACAGCAATACAGAAAAAATCGCGGAAGATTTAAAACCCTTGTTAAAATACGATAATTCCGAAATTAGATTAAAAGCTCTTAAGCTACTCCAAAATAATGAGAGACATGATTTTTCTCAGGAGGTAATGGCACTTTTGGAGGATGAGGAACCCGAGATACGACTTGAGGCGATCTACTATTTATGTCAACATTCAAAAGAAGACCCTACTGCGGTTATCAAATCATATCTGGAAAAAGATGATCTCAAATTGAAGTCAGCCGCTTTTGGTTGTGCAAGTAAACATGGAGACTCCGCTGTAGATTTGGTAGATACGGACTTTTTTGAGAAGCTAATGTCTCAAACAGGAAAAGATGCAATCGTTATTAAGGCCCAGATTGCCGATGCTTTGGGATATATAGAGGATGATTCTATCTCCCGTAAGTATTTAAGTAAACTGCTGGAGGATGAACACCCCTCTGTTGTTAGAAAAACAATAACGAGTATGGGGCGCCTGCAGAACGACCGATTCATCCCGCTTTTGATTGAAAAGATGCAGGATTTTAAGTACAGATTTGAAATCAGAAAAGCGTTGTCGGAATATGGAAAAGATCGTCTTCTTTTATACAAAGACCGTTTTTTTGATGAAAATTTAAGTGATCAGGTACATAAAAGTATTCCCGGAATTTTTGCATATGTTGATGATCAAGCCTCTGTAAATCATCTTTTAGAAATGCTTGATACAGACCGGCCGGATGTTCGTTATCATGTGATTAAAGCTCTAAACAAGTTACACAGAGAGAACCCCTCCTTAAATGTAGATGATTCGATCGTTCAGAAAAGAATTCATGGAGAAGCTTTAAACTACTTTAAGCTTCTGAATATCAGACAAATACAGCCAGGAAATCTTCCCAACCAGATATTGCTTCGTGCCATCACGGAAAAAATGGAACAGACAAAGGAACGTATATTCAGGCTGCTTGGACTCATCTATCCAACCCAGGATATTTACGGATCCTATTTAACTCTCCAAAGTATTTCATCCGTTAAAAGATCAGCCGCCATTGAATTTCTCGACAATATACTGAGAGATAAAGATCACAGATTGGTTTTTCCTATTGTTGATGACCGTGATGATGATAAAAAAATTAAGATTGGACGCGATATGTTTGAACTAACTGAGAAGCGTTATGATGAAGGCATATTACAACTTATTGAAGGCGATGATTTATGGCTGAAGGTTTGTGCTATCTACAGCGTATCTTCACAATGCCCCCAAAATCTGCAAATAAAGGTAAAAGAGGCAATCCAGTCATCCAACGAAATGATTCGGGAAACGGCCGAGTTGGTACAAAAAAGAAATTCCAAAAAACAAAATTCTTAG
- a CDS encoding cyclic nucleotide-binding domain-containing protein has translation METTIERVIFLQGIELFKDIPSEQLAHLAGITRSFVAEKDEVLFKEGDSSRSLYLLINGHIKLTRNGELRKEVDSAEAIGVWGFFDGEDRLMTATSKEQSHFLKIDRMDFYDLLEDRVHLSEEILKYFVKRIRKLVEVSDVIV, from the coding sequence ATGGAAACTACCATTGAACGAGTGATTTTTTTACAGGGTATTGAGTTGTTTAAGGATATTCCGTCGGAACAACTGGCACATCTTGCCGGAATTACCAGGAGTTTTGTTGCCGAAAAGGATGAGGTTTTATTTAAGGAGGGAGATTCTTCAAGATCTCTGTATTTACTTATCAATGGACATATAAAACTAACCCGAAATGGAGAGCTTAGAAAAGAAGTTGACAGCGCAGAAGCGATAGGAGTTTGGGGATTTTTTGACGGTGAAGACCGATTGATGACGGCAACAAGTAAAGAGCAGAGCCATTTTTTAAAGATAGACCGAATGGATTTTTATGATCTGCTTGAAGATAGAGTTCATTTAAGTGAGGAAATTCTCAAATATTTTGTAAAGAGAATACGAAAACTGGTCGAGGTATCAGATGTGATCGTTTAA
- a CDS encoding metallophosphoesterase, with protein MKKYIFGFTLIFFLAGCSSTNVSHQESDSNQNYNEPVYSVYLIGDAGAATLEPREPVLEVLHTQLMQSGERSSVIFLGDNVYPDGLPPKGGEKRNQSETRILSQLETVEDYPGRVVFIPGNHDWNTSGRDGLEWLNRQEEYIESYLDRGNVFLPDNGLPGPVSVELVTHADFNIQLVLLDTQWWLHPYDKPLDAGVENEEDQKHEILQDLKEIVEKNIEDEIVVASHHPLFSLGRHGGKFPTSTHFLPPVFGSIYVAYRNIRGYPQDIARYDNLKEGLMKSLEEKEGLIYASGHEHSLQFIPYQNGQNRQYQLVSGSASKPSFVKKSSGENSTYRGEGFIAIRYFRDQTKRIEFWNESGSIVHQRIIEADE; from the coding sequence ATGAAAAAGTACATTTTCGGATTTACACTTATTTTTTTTCTTGCAGGCTGTTCCAGTACGAACGTCTCTCACCAGGAAAGTGATTCTAACCAGAACTATAATGAACCGGTTTATTCTGTCTATTTAATAGGAGATGCCGGTGCTGCAACACTTGAACCCAGAGAGCCGGTTTTAGAAGTTTTGCATACACAGCTCATGCAATCAGGCGAGAGAAGTTCTGTAATTTTTCTTGGCGATAACGTTTATCCGGATGGATTGCCGCCAAAAGGGGGTGAAAAGCGGAATCAATCTGAAACCAGAATTCTTTCGCAACTCGAAACTGTGGAAGATTATCCCGGCCGGGTTGTGTTTATACCCGGCAACCACGACTGGAACACATCGGGTCGAGATGGATTGGAGTGGCTTAACCGGCAGGAGGAGTACATAGAATCGTATCTCGATCGCGGAAATGTATTTCTGCCGGATAACGGTTTGCCGGGTCCTGTTTCTGTTGAGCTTGTCACCCATGCAGATTTTAATATCCAATTAGTTCTCCTCGATACTCAATGGTGGCTGCACCCATATGATAAACCCCTGGATGCAGGAGTAGAAAATGAAGAGGATCAAAAACATGAAATTTTGCAAGATCTGAAGGAAATTGTCGAAAAAAATATTGAAGATGAAATTGTAGTTGCATCCCACCATCCGCTATTTTCACTTGGCAGACACGGGGGAAAATTTCCAACCTCTACTCATTTTTTGCCTCCGGTTTTTGGGTCAATTTATGTGGCCTACAGAAATATCCGTGGTTATCCCCAGGATATCGCCCGGTATGACAATTTAAAAGAGGGTTTAATGAAAAGTTTGGAAGAAAAGGAGGGATTGATCTATGCATCGGGCCATGAGCACAGTTTGCAATTTATTCCATATCAAAACGGACAAAATCGGCAGTATCAACTTGTGAGCGGATCAGCATCCAAGCCATCTTTTGTTAAGAAAAGTTCCGGAGAGAATAGTACATATCGGGGAGAAGGTTTTATTGCGATACGTTATTTTCGCGATCAAACCAAGAGAATTGAGTTTTGGAACGAAAGTGGATCTATTGTCCATCAACGGATTATTGAGGCAGATGAATAA
- a CDS encoding haloacid dehalogenase type II, whose protein sequence is MDNKYKVLFFDLNETLLDLTEVRKSVGSVLNGGDDVVSLWFETMLHYSLVANASDEYHNFSEIGAAALLMLSKNRNIQLDMDDAKKVLTPIRNAPPHSDVPKALQDLSDKGYRMAVLTNSPREGMKAQLRNAGIDTFFAQTLSVEDIGIYKPDRDVYRWAARKMEVAPNDCLFIAAHGWDVAGAGAARMHTAFLSRPGQNLYPLAPEPTYNVSDLRQLSLQL, encoded by the coding sequence ATGGATAACAAATATAAAGTTCTCTTTTTTGATCTGAATGAAACTCTTCTTGATCTCACTGAAGTTCGAAAATCAGTTGGCAGCGTATTAAATGGGGGAGATGATGTAGTATCTCTGTGGTTTGAAACCATGCTCCATTATTCTCTGGTAGCCAATGCCAGTGATGAATACCATAATTTTAGTGAAATTGGTGCCGCAGCTTTGCTAATGCTTTCGAAAAACAGAAATATCCAACTTGATATGGATGATGCCAAAAAAGTGCTTACTCCCATTCGCAACGCACCGCCTCATTCAGATGTACCAAAAGCACTTCAGGATTTAAGTGACAAGGGATATCGAATGGCTGTACTTACTAACTCACCGCGGGAAGGAATGAAAGCCCAATTACGAAATGCCGGAATAGATACGTTCTTTGCACAAACACTGAGTGTGGAGGATATTGGTATTTACAAACCCGATCGAGATGTCTATCGATGGGCAGCCCGTAAAATGGAGGTTGCTCCAAATGATTGTCTGTTTATTGCCGCCCATGGTTGGGATGTGGCGGGCGCAGGAGCAGCCCGAATGCACACGGCTTTTCTGAGCCGTCCGGGACAAAACCTCTATCCACTTGCCCCGGAACCAACGTACAACGTATCTGATTTGAGGCAACTCAGTTTACAACTATAG
- a CDS encoding YceI family protein: MKRLPLFATLLTTLLFIFAFAGPQNEIDNTEASTPWTLDEAHSTIQFSVTHFFTPVTGRFEDYQTDIQFDPNDLENSSIDVTIPVSSINTQNDRRDNHLNSEDFFNAENWPNISFTSDEIRSTGDNEYVAVGNLTIREVTKQIELPFTLLGVMDHPMKENVKVAGITANTTINRTDYGVGVGDWAATMVVGDEVDINLNLELNSQ; the protein is encoded by the coding sequence ATGAAACGATTACCATTATTCGCAACCCTGCTTACTACTCTTCTATTTATTTTTGCATTTGCAGGTCCCCAAAATGAAATTGATAATACTGAAGCATCAACCCCCTGGACATTGGATGAGGCTCACAGCACCATTCAGTTTTCGGTAACCCACTTTTTTACACCGGTGACAGGAAGATTTGAGGATTATCAAACGGATATTCAATTTGACCCAAATGACCTTGAAAACAGCAGTATTGATGTTACGATTCCGGTTAGCAGCATTAATACCCAAAATGACCGAAGAGATAACCACTTGAATTCAGAAGACTTTTTTAATGCTGAAAACTGGCCGAATATTTCATTTACAAGTGATGAAATTAGAAGTACCGGAGACAATGAATATGTTGCCGTAGGCAATCTGACAATTCGCGAAGTGACCAAACAGATTGAACTCCCCTTTACTCTTTTAGGCGTGATGGATCACCCAATGAAAGAGAACGTGAAGGTAGCAGGCATTACAGCAAATACTACCATCAACAGAACCGATTACGGAGTGGGAGTAGGCGACTGGGCTGCAACGATGGTTGTAGGAGACGAAGTTGATATCAATTTAAACCTTGAGCTGAACAGTCAATAA
- a CDS encoding IS630 family transposase produces the protein MSLKDQRPAEVKQWLDNTYPAIKKQAQREDAEIHWADETGVRNSCQHGRSYAPKGQTPVRKSMAKRLSVNMISTVTNQGKVQFMIYSDTMNSERFIEFLQQLIKTNSRKLYVIADNLRVHHSRPVTEWVQEHEDQIALFFLPAYSPEKNPDEYLNCDLKQGMSQTPAPKDQSTYTKAGIDLRFK, from the coding sequence GTGTCCTTAAAGGATCAACGCCCGGCCGAAGTCAAACAGTGGTTGGACAACACCTACCCGGCCATCAAAAAGCAAGCTCAGCGGGAGGATGCCGAGATCCACTGGGCCGATGAAACCGGGGTGCGCAATAGCTGCCAGCATGGGCGCTCGTACGCCCCCAAAGGTCAAACGCCGGTCCGAAAGAGCATGGCCAAACGGTTGTCGGTTAATATGATCTCTACGGTCACCAATCAGGGCAAGGTTCAATTCATGATCTATTCAGATACGATGAATTCAGAGCGGTTTATCGAATTTTTGCAGCAACTAATCAAAACCAACTCCAGGAAACTCTATGTGATTGCCGATAATCTGCGGGTTCACCACAGTCGCCCGGTCACCGAATGGGTGCAGGAGCATGAAGACCAAATTGCCCTGTTCTTTTTGCCTGCGTACTCCCCGGAAAAAAATCCAGATGAATATTTAAACTGTGACCTCAAACAGGGGATGTCTCAAACTCCGGCTCCCAAAGACCAGTCTACGTATACAAAAGCTGGGATAGATCTACGCTTCAAGTGA
- a CDS encoding GDCCVxC domain-containing (seleno)protein, with the protein MNAIILESTITCSNCGHKSTETMPKDSCQYFWECPKCEEILKPKQGDCCVFCSYGDSSCPPVQQDKNCC; encoded by the coding sequence ATGAATGCCATAATCTTAGAGTCAACTATCACCTGTTCAAATTGTGGGCATAAATCAACTGAAACCATGCCAAAGGATTCCTGTCAGTATTTTTGGGAATGTCCGAAGTGTGAAGAGATACTAAAACCTAAGCAGGGTGATTGCTGTGTATTTTGCTCGTATGGCGACAGTTCATGCCCACCTGTTCAGCAAGATAAAAATTGTTGCTGA
- a CDS encoding plastocyanin/azurin family copper-binding protein → MKKLYLFFPVLTLIFFTAFSSALDQKDDINKDTPAVKTINAEPAATVGMTNTMKFTPDTVRIDVGETVEWTNSSLLAHTVTGDPSKAAIEGSVQLPEGSKAFDSGMLSPDQTFTHTFKKAGTYKYFCIPHEATKMYGWVIVEE, encoded by the coding sequence ATGAAAAAATTATATCTTTTTTTTCCAGTTTTAACACTCATTTTTTTTACTGCATTTTCATCAGCGTTGGATCAAAAAGATGATATAAATAAGGATACCCCAGCAGTAAAAACAATTAATGCTGAACCCGCTGCAACCGTAGGAATGACAAATACAATGAAATTTACACCGGATACGGTCCGCATAGACGTTGGTGAAACAGTGGAATGGACCAACAGCTCGCTTCTTGCCCACACTGTTACCGGCGATCCTTCTAAAGCTGCCATTGAAGGAAGTGTTCAACTACCTGAAGGCTCCAAGGCTTTCGACTCCGGTATGTTAAGTCCTGATCAGACTTTTACTCATACTTTTAAAAAAGCCGGTACCTACAAATATTTCTGTATACCCCATGAGGCCACAAAAATGTACGGATGGGTAATTGTTGAGGAGTAA
- a CDS encoding YiiX/YebB-like N1pC/P60 family cysteine hydrolase — protein sequence MNKLLNKFGYRLAHFLSQSDEEQESVSTCSREELEAALKAGDILLVEGTSRISMAIKYITQSTWSHAALYTGYSKINSEKSSQEPELIEADITDGVQAVPLSRYCHLHTRICRPVGLSDDDIQKVINFMRDKIGYKYDLKNIIDLARYLIQSPPVPRKHRRKLLALGSGDPTKAICSSLIAQAYQLVQYPILPVFDVDKEDSQAVKKSQEEILHIRHHSLFAPRDFDVSPYFKIIKPSIVNGFDPHKLTWASSEQVSQRHISSSSAKTESDS from the coding sequence ATGAATAAATTACTTAATAAATTCGGATATCGGCTGGCTCATTTCCTTTCACAAAGTGACGAAGAGCAGGAATCCGTATCAACTTGTTCAAGAGAAGAACTTGAAGCTGCACTTAAAGCAGGAGACATCTTGTTAGTAGAAGGGACCAGCAGGATTAGTATGGCCATAAAATATATCACCCAATCAACCTGGTCGCATGCAGCCCTTTATACTGGTTATAGTAAAATAAATTCAGAAAAATCATCTCAAGAACCTGAATTGATTGAAGCAGATATTACGGATGGCGTACAGGCAGTTCCCCTGAGCAGGTATTGCCATTTGCACACAAGAATTTGCCGGCCTGTGGGGCTTTCAGATGACGATATTCAAAAAGTCATCAATTTTATGAGAGATAAGATCGGCTATAAATATGATCTGAAAAATATCATTGATCTTGCCCGTTACCTGATTCAAAGTCCTCCGGTTCCCAGAAAGCACCGCCGAAAACTACTTGCCTTAGGCAGCGGTGACCCAACTAAAGCCATATGTTCCTCTCTAATTGCCCAGGCCTATCAATTAGTACAATACCCAATACTGCCGGTTTTTGATGTAGACAAAGAAGACAGCCAAGCCGTAAAAAAATCACAGGAAGAGATCTTACATATTCGCCATCACAGTTTATTTGCTCCGCGTGATTTCGATGTCTCTCCCTACTTTAAAATCATAAAACCCTCCATAGTGAACGGGTTTGATCCGCATAAACTAACATGGGCCTCATCTGAACAAGTTTCACAACGACACATTTCGAGCAGTTCGGCAAAAACCGAGAGTGATTCATAA